The following proteins are encoded in a genomic region of Desulfatiglans anilini DSM 4660:
- the orn gene encoding oligoribonuclease codes for MTPPLVWLDLEMTGLDPERHVILEIASVVTDGHLRTLEAGPHRVIHQTEDVLSRIDIWSAEQHGVAGLLEKVRRSEWTCEAAEAETLAFLTGHCAAGVAPLCGNSVWQDRRFLIRHMPRLAEFFHYRNIDVSSIKELVRRWYPELPPFRKEKRHLALSDIEESIRELAYYRRSVFKPPEDLQAPADRCAGLPGSSAEGVS; via the coding sequence ATGACGCCGCCGCTGGTATGGCTCGATCTCGAGATGACGGGGCTCGACCCTGAACGGCATGTGATCCTGGAGATCGCCTCCGTCGTGACGGATGGTCATCTGCGCACCTTGGAGGCTGGGCCGCACCGGGTGATCCACCAAACGGAAGACGTTCTCTCGCGGATCGACATCTGGAGCGCCGAACAGCACGGCGTCGCCGGTCTGCTCGAAAAGGTGCGCCGATCCGAGTGGACCTGCGAGGCAGCCGAGGCGGAGACGCTGGCTTTTCTAACAGGGCACTGCGCGGCCGGCGTGGCGCCCCTTTGCGGGAATTCCGTCTGGCAGGACCGGCGCTTCCTGATCCGCCATATGCCGCGCCTGGCCGAATTTTTCCACTACCGGAACATCGACGTGAGTTCGATCAAGGAACTGGTGCGGCGCTGGTATCCGGAACTCCCGCCCTTCCGCAAAGAGAAACGCCACCTCGCCTTGTCGGATATAGAGGAATCGATTCGGGAACTCGCTTATTACCGGCGCAGCGTCTTCAAACCGCCCGAAGACCTGCAGGCCCCGGCGGATCGATGTGCGGGACTTCCCGGGTCTTCGGCAGAAGGCGTTTCCTGA